The following are from one region of the Equus przewalskii isolate Varuska chromosome 21, EquPr2, whole genome shotgun sequence genome:
- the CTSA gene encoding lysosomal protective protein, which translates to MVRDALSPPFFLLLLLSWAPRGETAPQQDEIQCLPGLAKQPSFRQYSGYLRGSGTKHLHYWFVESQKDPKSSPVVLWLNGGPGCSSLDGLLTEHGPFLIQPDGTTLEYNPYSWNLIANVLYLESPAGVGFSYSDDKYYKTNDTEVAQSNFEALQDFFRLFPEYKNNELFLTGESYAGIYIPTLAVLVMQDPSMNLQGLAVGNGLSSYEQNDNSLVYFAYYHGLLGNRLWSSLQTHCCSQDKCNFYDNKDPECVTNLQEVSRIVVSSGLNIYNLYAPCAGGVPSHLRYEGSTVVVQDLGNIFTHLPLKRTWQQVLLRSEGKVRMDPPCTNTTATSTYLNNPYVRKALHIPDQLPQWDVCNFLVNLQYRRLYQSMYSQYLKLLTTQKYRILLYNGDVDMACNFMGDEWFVDSLNQKMEVQRRPWLVNYGDSGEQQIAGFVKEFSHIAFLTIKGAGHMVPTDKPLAAFTMFSRFLNKQPY; encoded by the exons ATGGTAAGAGACGCGCTGTCGCCGCCgttcttcctgctgctgctgctatccTGGGCGCCCCGAGGCGAGACAGCCCCCCAGCAGGATGAGATCCAGTGCCTGCCCGGACTGGCCAAGCAGCCGTCTTTCCGCCAGTACTCCGGCTACCTCAGAGGCTCAGGCACCAAGCACCTCCACTACTG GTTTGTGGAGTCCCAGAAGGATCCCAAGAGCAGCCCTGTGGTGCTTTGGCTCAACGGAGGGCCCGGCTGCAGCTCCCTAGATGGCCTCCTCACAGAACATGGCCCCTTCCTG ATCCAGCCAGATGGTACCACCCTGGAGTACAACCCCTACTCTTGGAACCTG atTGCCAACGTGTTGTACCTCGAGTCTCCAGCTGGGGTGGGCTTCTCCTACTCGGATGACAAGTATTATAAGACCAATGACACTGAG GTCGCCCAGAGCAATTTTGAGGCCCTTCAAGATTTCTTCCGCCTATTCCCGGAGTACAAGAACAACGAGCTTTTCCTGACAGGAGAGAGCTATGCTGGCATCTACATCCCGACCCTGGCTGTGTTGGTCATGCAGGACCCCAGCATGAACCTTCAG GGGCTGGCTGTGGGCAATGGACTCTCCTCCTATGAGCAGAATGACAACTCCCTGGTCTATTTCGCCTACTACCATGGCCTTCTGGGGAACAG GCTCTGGTCTTCCCTCCAAACCCACTGCTGCTCTCAAGACAAGTGTAACTTCTACGACAATAAAGACCCAGAATGCGTGACCAAT CTTCAGGAAGTGTCCCGCATCGTGGTCAGCTCGGGCCTCAACATCTACAACCTCTATGCCCCATGTGCTGGGGGGGTGCCCAGCCACTTAAG GTATGAAGGCAGCACTGTTGTGGTCCAGGATTTGGGCAACATCTTCACTCACCTGCCGCTCAAGCGGACATGGCAACAG GTTCTGCTGCGTTCTGAGGGCAAGGTGCGTATGGACCCCCCCTGCACCAACACCACAGCCACCTCCACCTACCTCAACAATCCTTACGTACGGAAGGCCCTCCACATCCCCGACCAGCTGCCCCAGTGGGACGTGTGCAA CTTCCTGGTGAATTTACAGTACCGCCGTCTCTACCAAAGCATGTACTCCCAGTACCTGAAGCTGCTCACCACACAG AAATACCGGATCCTGCTGTACAACGGAGATGTGGACATGGCCTGCAATTTCATGGGGGATGAGTGGTTTGTGGATTCCCTCAACCAGAAG ATGGAGGTCCAGCGCCGGCCCTGGTTAGTGAACTACGGGGACAGCGGGGAGCAGCAGATTGCCGGCTTCGTGAAGGAGTTCTCCCATATTGCCTTTCTCACCATCAAG GGCGCCGGACACATGGTCCCCACCGACAAACCCCTGGCTGCCTTCACCATGTTCTCCCGCTTCCTCAATAAGCAGCCATACTGA
- the ZSWIM1 gene encoding zinc finger SWIM domain-containing protein 1: MALTMLNELLIEDPSPPMLLYQVSKTAQLDTLNYQSCFMQGIFAHFPEILFIHRTYNPRDKVLYTFLVDGPQVQLESHLARAVYFAIPAKEDAEGLAQMFQVFKKFNPAWERVCTILVDPHFLPLPTLAMEFPAAEVLPSAFHICKFLQGKFYQLSLEQPVERALLTSLQSTMCSATAGNLRKLYTLLSNCIPPAQLPELHSHWLLNDRIWLAHRWRSRSESSRYFQDLEVTTRVLSQFFGTTSSVEQGMTSLLRYMQQNSRDKASFSLGLSPQNNYVPSYVTPESPKVEQLVEARIQHSLNAICTGPAAQLCLGELAVVQKSVHLIGSGSEKVNIQILEDTHRVQPQPPASCSCYFNQAFHLPCRHILAMLSTRCQVLQPDMLPAQWTAGCAASLDNILSSKWSETLDKHLAVALLTQEVGQLLQHCNQEEFERRYSTLRELADGWIGPYEQVQL, translated from the coding sequence ATGGCCCTGACAATGCTGAATGAGCTCCTGATTGAGGACCCAAGCCCACCTATGCTGCTGTACCAGGTTAGCAAGACTGCCCAGTTAGATACCCTCAACTATCAGAGCTGCTTTATGCAGGGCATCTTTGCCCATTTCCCTGAGATCCTATTTATCCACCGGACCTATAACCCCAGGGACAAGGTGTTATATACCTTCCTGGTGGACGGACCTCAGGTGCAGCTGGAGAGTCATCTCGCCCGGGCAGTCTACTTTGCCATTCCTGCCAAGGAGGATGCTGAAGGCCTGGCCCAGATGTTCCAGGTGTTCAAGAAGTTTAACCCAGCATGGGAGAGAGTGTGTACCATCCTAGTGGATCCCCAtttcctccccctgcccaccctAGCCATGGAGTTCCCCGCAGCCGAGGTCCTGCCCTCAGCCTTCCACATCTGTAAATTCCTCCAAGGTAAGTTCTATCAGCTGTCCCTTGAACAGCCTGTGGAGAGGGCGCTCCTGACCTCACTGCAGAGCACAATGTGCTCGGCCACAGCTGGCAACCTGAGGAAGTTGTATACACTCCTGAGCAACTGCATCCCCCCGGCCCAGCTGCCTGAGCTCCACTCACACTGGCTGCTCAATGACCGCATCTGGCTGGCCCACCGCTGGAGAAGCCGATCCGAGAGCAGCCGCTACTTCCAGGACCTAGAGGTCACCACCCGTGTCCTCAGCCAGTTCTTTGGCACCACCTCGTCTGTGGAACAAGGCATGACCTCTCTGCTCCGATACATGCAGCAGAACTCCAGAGACAAGGCAAGCTTCAGCCTGGGCCTGAGTCCCCAGAACAATTATGTCCCCTCATATGTCACCCCTGAAAGCCCCAAAGTGGAGCAGTTGGTAGAAGCCCGCATCCAGCACTCCCTTAATGCCATCTGCACGGGCCCAGcggcccagctctgcctgggtGAGCTTGCTGTGGTCCAGAAATCTGTGCACCTCATCGGCTCTGGCTCCGAAAAGGTGAACATACAGATCCTGGAGGACACCCATAGGGtgcagccccagccccctgccaGCTGCAGCTGCTACTTTAACCAGGCCTTCCACCTGCCCTGCCGCCACATCCTGGCCATGCTCAGCACCCGCTGCCAGGTGCTCCAGCCCGACATGCTGCCAGCTCAGTGGACAGCAGGCTGTGCTGCCAGTCTAGACAACATCCTGAGCAGCAAGTGGAGTGAGACCCTGGATAAGCACTTGGCAGTGGCTCTCCTCACTCAGGAGGTGGGTCAGCTCTTACAGCACTGCAACCAGGAGGAGTTTGAGCGGCGGTACAGCACGCTGCGCGAATTGGCTGATGGCTGGATCGGCCCTTATGAGCAGGTCCAACTCTGA
- the SPATA25 gene encoding spermatogenesis-associated protein 25 translates to MERVGQEADNCSLTNRGFGVAMSYFMSPQTHPGLLPSGQGGAASPGSSLGLYSPAEPMVVASSGLGPLSQKAEQVARAAQAWSPALAVPEARGCPGGVGWETLRQKEYGRYCHKFPHARQPENLGWEDGCSSSRDPHRGGPSRPGPLLLCGLSPGVLPMPSETGGKEASSQPDICILTLAMMIAGIPTVPVPGLREEDLIRAAQAFMMAHPEPEGAVEGVRWEQAQAHTASGHMALGRSRRGQPPGSCL, encoded by the exons ATGGAGAGAGTAGGACAGGAGGCAGACAACTGTTCCCTCACAAATAGGGGCTTCGGGGTAGCCATGTCCTATTTCATGTCTCCACAAACTCATCCGGGTCTTCTGCCTTCTGGCCAAG GTGGGGCTGCTTCTCCGGGCTCGTCCCTTGGCCTCTATAGTCCTGCAGAGCCAATGGTGGTGGCCTCTAGTGGACTAGGCCCACTGAGCCAGAAAGCTGAGCAGGTGGCACGTGCTGCCCAGGCCTGGAGCCCGGCCCTGGCAGTGCCAGAAgccaggggctgccctggggggGTTGGCTGGGAGACACTGCGGCAGAAGGAGTATGGCCGATACTGCCACAAATTCCCCCATGCAAGGCAGCCGGAGAACCTGGGCTGGGAGGATGGCTGCTCCAGCAGCAGAGATCCCCACCGGGGTGGCCCCAGCAGGCCTGGACCCCTGCTACTGTGTGGGCTGTCACCAGGGGTTCTGCCGATGCCCTCTGAGACAGGCGGGAAGGAAGCCAGCTCCCAGCCTGACATCTGCATCCTTACCCTGGCCATGATGATCGCTGGCATCCCCACCGTGCCTGTCCCAGGCCTGCGGGAAGAGGACCTGATTCGGGCGGCTCAAGCTTTCATGATGGCCCATCCGGAGCCAGAGGGGGCTGTGGAGGGGGTGCGGTGGGAACAGGCACAAGCCCACACAGCCTCTGGGCACATGGCCCTAGGGAGATCCAGGAGGGGCCAGCCTCCTGGCTCCTGCTTGTAG
- the NEURL2 gene encoding neuralized-like protein 2, which translates to MAAVSNRAELGAPWGPARPEPSPTRFHQVHGANIRVDLSGTRATRVESFAHGVCFSREPLAPGQVFLVEIEEKELGWCGHLRLGLTALDPASLAAVPEFSLPDLVSLGHTWVFAITRHHNRVPQEGRPETDAAAPSRPPTLLVEPYLCIEQFRIPRDRLVGRSRPGLYSHLLDQLYELNVLPPTARRSRLGVLFCPRPDGTADMHIVINGEDMGPSARGLPAAQPLYAVVDVFASTKSVRLVQLEYGLPSLQTLCRLVIQRSVVHRLAIDGLHLPEGLKDFCKYG; encoded by the exons ATGGCTGCTGTCTCCAACCGCGCGGAATTGGGTGCGCCCTGGGGACCCGCGCGCCCCGAGCCCTCTCCCACCCGCTTCCACCAGGTACACGGTGCCAACATCCGCGTGGACCTCTCCGGGACGCGGGCCACACGGGTGGAGAGCTTCGCCCACGGCGTGTGCTTCAGTCGCGAGCCGCTGGCCCCGGGCCAAGTATTCCTGGTCGAGATCGAGGAGAAAGAGCTGGGCTGGTGTGGGCACCTGCGCCTCGGCTTGACTGCTCTAGACCCGGCCAGTCTGGCCGCCGTACCTGAGTTTTCACTGCCCGACCTGGTCAGCCTCGGCCACACATGGGTCTTCGCCATCACGCGCCATCACAACCGCGTGCCTCAAGAGGGCCGCCCAGAGACAGACGCAGCGGCCCCCAGCCGACCCCCAACCCTCCTAGTGGAACCGTATCTGTGCATTGAGCAGTTTCGAATACCCCGCGACCGCCTGGTGGGCCGCAGCCGGCCTGGGCTCTACAGCCACCTGTTGGACCAGCTCTATGAGCTAAATGTGCTGCCTCCAACTGCGCGCCGTAGCCGCCTGGGCGTTCTCTTCTGTCCGCGCCCGGATGGCACGGCCGACATGCACATCGTCATCAACGGCGAGGATATGGGCCCCAGCGCCCGGGGGCTGCCAGCCGCCCAGCCCCTCTACGCAGTGGTGGACGTGTTTGCCTCCACCAAGAGCGTGCGCCTAGTCCAGCTTGAGTATGGCT TGCCGTCCCTGCAGACTCTGTGCCGCCTGGTGATCCAGAGGAGCGTGGTGCACCGGTTGGCCATTGATGGACTCCACCTGCCCGAAGGACTTAAGGATTTCTGCAAGTATGGGTGA